One Epinephelus fuscoguttatus linkage group LG10, E.fuscoguttatus.final_Chr_v1 genomic window carries:
- the mob3a gene encoding MOB kinase activator 3A has translation MSHALKQVFNKDRTFRPKRKFEPGTQRFDLHKKAQASLNAGLDLKQAVQLPHGEDLNDWVAVHVVDFFNRINLIYGTISDSCTDQTCPVMSGGPKYEYRWQDEHKYKRPTALSAPKYMSLLMDWIEVQINNENIFPTNVGTPFPKTFMQVAKKILSRLFRVFVHVYIHHFDRVSQMGAEAHVNTCYKHFYYFVTEFNLTDHKELEPLKEMTSRMCH, from the exons ATGTCCCATGCCCTGAAACAAGTCTTCAACAAAGACAGGACATTCCGGCCCAAGCGCAAGTTTGAGCCCGGGACGCAGCGCTTCGACCTGCACAAGAAGGCCCAGGCGTCTCTGAACGCAGGGCTGGACCTGAAGCAGGCTGTGCAGCTGCCCCACGGTGAGGACCTCAACGACTGGGTGGCCGTCCACGTGGTCGACTTCTTCAACCGCATTAACCTCATCTATGGCACAATCAGTGACTCCTGCACTGATCAAACCTGCCCAGTCATGTCCGGTGGGCCTAAGTACGAATACCGCTGGCAGGACGAGCACAAATACAAGAGGCCGACAGCATTGTCAGCCCCCAAATACATGAGCCTGCTCATGGATTGGATTGAGGTACAAATCAACAATGAGAACATCTTCCCCACCAACGTCG GTACTCCCTTCCCTAAGACCTTCATGCAGGTGGCTAAGAAGATTTTGTCTCGTCTGTTCCGGGTGTTTGTCCATGTCTACATCCACCACTTTGACCGTGTGAGCCAGATGGGGGCTGAGGCTCACGTCAATACCTGCTACAAGCATTTCTATTACTTTGTCACTGAGTTCAACCTCACGGACCACAAAGAGCTGGAACCCCTG AAAGAGATGACCTCTCGGATGTGTCACTGA